The DNA sequence GTCGACCGGGCGCTCCTGGCGGCCTATGCCCCCACGGCCGACCGCTGCGTGGCCGTGCGCAGCCTGCAGTTCGAGGGCACGGCCCGGTTTGCGCTGGACGCCGTGCCGCCGCGGGCCGGCGACTGGGCGGACTACGCCCGGGGGGCGGCGTCCGCCCTGTGCCGGCTGGGGCCGCTCCGGCGCGGGGTGGCCGTGCTGGTGGACGGTTCGCGCAACGTGGGGGGCCTGAGTTCCTCGGCGGCGGCGGGCCTCGCCTACCTGATGGCGCTGGCGTCGGCGAACGACCTGGAGCTGAGCGCCCGGGAGTTGATCGAACTCGACCGCGCGGTGGAGAACGACTACGTCGGTCTGAACAACGGCACCCTGGACCAGTCCATGATCCTGCTGAGCCGCGCCGGGATGCTGACGCATCTGGACTGCGCGACGGGCCGGGCGCGGCGGCTGGCGCCCGGCGGCGGGGCGGAGTTCCGCATCGCCGTGCTGTTCAGCGGGCTGCGCACGGCGCTGCACTCGACGGCGTACAACGCCCGTGTGGCCGAATGCCGGGCCGCCGCCGAGGCCCTCCTGAAGGAGGCAGGCATGGCCGTGCCGGACCGTCCGCGGCTTCGCGACGTGCCGCCCGACGTGCATGCACGCCACGCGGCCTCGCTGGCGCCGGCGCTGAGGAAGCGCGCACGGCACTACTTCGACGAGCAAGCGCGCGTGGCCGACGGCCTGGAGGCATGGACGGCCGGCGATCTGGCGCGATTCGGCCGGCTCATGACGGAGTCCGGGCGCAGTTCCATCGAACTGTACGAGTGCGGAACGGCGCACCTGCGCACGGGCTATGAGGTGCTGAGCGGCGCGCCCGGCGTCTACGGAGCCCGGTTCAGCGGCGCGGGCTTCCGAGGGTGCTGCGTCGCGCTGGTGCGGCCGGGCTGCGAGGCGGAGATCGCGCGGTGCGTCCTGACCGGGTATCTGAGGGCGCACCCGGACGTCGAGGGCGAGGCGGAGGTGTTCTTCTGCCGCTCCGGCGACGGGGCGGCGGTTCTGGAGTAGGTGGTCATGCGGGCGGGCATCATCAGGACGGCGGTGGGGCGGGCTGCCATCTCGCGCATGCCGTGGCACCTGCTGCTGGCGGCCGTGGCGCTCACTTTCGTCGGGGTGGCGTTCATCTACAGCGCGGCGTCGCTGGGGATGGCGCTGCGGCACATGGTCTTCGCCGGGCTGGGGCTCGTGGCCTTCGTGGTGTTCTCGCTCCTGGACTACCGCCACCTGCGGGGGCTGGCGCCGGTGCTCTACGCGGCCGGCGTGCTGTCCCTGGCGGGGCTCTTCGCCTTGGGCACCACCATCAACTACGCGCAGCGCTGGTACAACGTCGGCTTCTTCCACGTGCAGCCCTCGGAGCTGATGAAGTACGTGCTGGTCATTGTCCTGGCCGACTACCTGCGCAGCCGCAAGCGGATGGATCGCCTGCGCGACCTGGCGATGCCGGCGGCGCTGACGGGCCTGCCCGTGCTGCTCATCATGGGTCAGCCGGACCTCGGCTCGGCGCTGATCCTGGGCGCGCTGTTCTTCGCCATGACGTTTCTGGGCGGCGTCCCGGTGCGGAACCTGGCCCTGGTCGTCGGCCTGGGAGTTGCTCTGCTGGCGGCGGCCTGGTTCATCCCGGGCGTCCTGAAGGACTACCAGCGGATGCGGCTGGAGACGTTCCTCAACCCGGCGGCCACGCGGGACTCCAGCGCGGCCTACAATGCCGAGCAGGCCATCACGGCGGTGGCGGCGGGGGGGATGCACGGGCAGGGCTACGGCCGCGGCGTGCTGAACCGGCTCGGGCGCATACCGGAGAGCTACGCGGACTTCATGTTCCCGGTCATCGCCGAGGAGTGGGGCTTCGTGCGCACGGCGCCCTTCGCGTGCGTCTACCTGTTCCTGGCGTTCCTGCTGGCGCGCATCGCGTGCAAGACGCGCGACCCGTTCGGGCGGCTTCTCGTGGGCGGCGTCCTGTCGCTGCTGGCCCTGCAGAGCTTCCTGCACATGGCGATCGCGCTGCGGCTGGCGCCCATCACGGGGCTGCCGCTTCCGCTGGTGGGCTACGGCGGGTCGTCGCTGCTGAGCACGTTCGCCGGGCTGGGGCTGGTGGGGTCCGTGTGCACGCACACGCACGTGCTGTTCGAGCCGGGGGCCGAGGAAGAGGCGTGACGTGCCCGTTGAACGCCGGAGGCGCGGCCCGTAGAATGGGCGTTTCCCGCAGTGAATTCCATCCTGGAGAGGCAAGATGCTCGAGCCCGTCCACCTGCCGCAGCTCGGCCAGACGATGACCGAAGGCACGGTCGCAAAGTGGCACAAGCAGGAAGGGGAGCACGTCGCGAAGGGCGAGATACTCTACGATCTGACGACCGACAAGGCGACGCTCGAGGTGCCGGCCTTCGCCTCCGGCGTGGTGAAGACGATCCTGGTCCCCGAAGGCTCGACGCGGCCCGTCGGGGAGCTGATCGCGGTGCTCGGCGAGGAGTCGGACGATCTGCCCGCCGACCTCGATTCGCTGCGCGGCCACGGCCCGGCGGCGCCCGCTGCGGAGGCCCGCGCCGAGGGCGGCCGGAGCGCCCCGGCGTCCGCCCCGCCGCCGGCCGGAGCGGCGGCGTCCGGCGGGGGGGGGCGGGCATTCGCCTCGCCCCGTGCGCGCAAGGTGGCGGGCGAACTGGGCGTGCCGCTGGGCGTCGTCGCCGGTTCCGGCCCGGGCGGGCGGGTGGTCGAGGCGGACGTGCGGGCATACGCCGCCCGCCGCGCGGACGTGCCGCACACCCCGGCGGCTGCTGCGGTCGCGCGCGAGCGGGGGGTGGACCTGGTGGCGGTGGCCGAGGGGTTGCGGGGCCGGCGGGTCCGAAAGGCCGACGTCCAGGCCGCCGCGCCCTCGGCCGTGGCGGCGCTCGGCGGGGCCGACGGGGAGCGGGTGGCGCTGAGCCCGATGCGGCGGACGATTGCCGCGCGCATGGCCCAGTCCAAGCAGACGGTGCCGCATTTCTACCTCCTCGGCGAGGTCGAGATGCGGGCCGCGATGGCATACCTGGCGGCGCGGGCCGAGGGCGGTGTCAGGGTGACGTTGACCGTGCTGATCGTCCGGGCCATCGGGGAGGCCCTGTGCCGACATCCGCGCGTCAACGCGCGGTTCGACCGGGACGCCGTCGTGCTCAACGGCGCCTGCAACGTGGGCGTGGCCGTGGCGGTGGAGGACGGGTTGTTTGTGCCCGTCATCCGGGATGCGGACGCGAAGGACCTGGAGACGATCTCCGCCGAGTTGAAGACGCTGGCGGGGAAGGCGCGTGCGGGCGCGCTCCTGCCGGAGGACTACGAGGGCGGCAGCGTGACCCTGAGCAACCTGGGCATGTACGGAGTGGACGGTTTCCTGCCCATCATCAACCCGCCGGAGGCCTGCATCGTCGGCGTCGGGACGGTGCGCGAACGCGTGATCGCGCGCGGCGGACGGCCCGTCGTCGAGCCGACGATGGAGGTGTCCGTGAGCGCCGACCACCGGGTGGTGGACGGCGCGGAGGCGGGCCGATTCTTCCAGACCCTCAAGGGCCTGCTGGAGCATCCGGGCGGACCCGACGAGAGGGGGTAGCGCGGCCGCGCGCATGCCCGCCGGGCGGGGACGCCCGGGGCTGCCGACGCCGGGGAGCGCGGCGGCCTCTACAGCACGACCTTGTTGAGGGGGTATTCGACGAGGCCCTCGGCTCCGGCGCGCTTCAGCTTGGGGATGAGGGACCGGGCGACGCGCTCTTCGATGACGGTTTCGACGGCGAATCCGGTCTCGTCGGCCAGTCCGCTGACGGTCGGGTTGCGCAGGGCGGGCAGCAGGCAGAGCACC is a window from the Candidatus Brocadiaceae bacterium genome containing:
- a CDS encoding 2-oxo acid dehydrogenase subunit E2; translation: MLEPVHLPQLGQTMTEGTVAKWHKQEGEHVAKGEILYDLTTDKATLEVPAFASGVVKTILVPEGSTRPVGELIAVLGEESDDLPADLDSLRGHGPAAPAAEARAEGGRSAPASAPPPAGAAASGGGGRAFASPRARKVAGELGVPLGVVAGSGPGGRVVEADVRAYAARRADVPHTPAAAAVARERGVDLVAVAEGLRGRRVRKADVQAAAPSAVAALGGADGERVALSPMRRTIAARMAQSKQTVPHFYLLGEVEMRAAMAYLAARAEGGVRVTLTVLIVRAIGEALCRHPRVNARFDRDAVVLNGACNVGVAVAVEDGLFVPVIRDADAKDLETISAELKTLAGKARAGALLPEDYEGGSVTLSNLGMYGVDGFLPIINPPEACIVGVGTVRERVIARGGRPVVEPTMEVSVSADHRVVDGAEAGRFFQTLKGLLEHPGGPDERG
- a CDS encoding rod shape-determining protein RodA: MRAGIIRTAVGRAAISRMPWHLLLAAVALTFVGVAFIYSAASLGMALRHMVFAGLGLVAFVVFSLLDYRHLRGLAPVLYAAGVLSLAGLFALGTTINYAQRWYNVGFFHVQPSELMKYVLVIVLADYLRSRKRMDRLRDLAMPAALTGLPVLLIMGQPDLGSALILGALFFAMTFLGGVPVRNLALVVGLGVALLAAAWFIPGVLKDYQRMRLETFLNPAATRDSSAAYNAEQAITAVAAGGMHGQGYGRGVLNRLGRIPESYADFMFPVIAEEWGFVRTAPFACVYLFLAFLLARIACKTRDPFGRLLVGGVLSLLALQSFLHMAIALRLAPITGLPLPLVGYGGSSLLSTFAGLGLVGSVCTHTHVLFEPGAEEEA